The proteins below are encoded in one region of Pseudophryne corroboree isolate aPseCor3 chromosome 8, aPseCor3.hap2, whole genome shotgun sequence:
- the LOC134947613 gene encoding uncharacterized protein LOC134947613, whose protein sequence is MEGFPAVFYSEPAALGLLANAVSAFLVCMQNFSLFNTSITAGGVENILAGVHLILIGGVTQLIAGFLSFRKYDHLSGTSFLAFSALWSSYGATRIIVGSESVSHNSSAVPTLPQIPVNEGAVAGLVAYIFIAFILAFCSATVNYIMPFVFGAITLTLVFEAIGLFGRWALVVSGVLELIIVLCGLYGAGALLLKGITQKYVLPGFGNSLFNVLLLGSANRNSSKNTGEEKKKNTKYAEPMALGYLCDTISPFIMAFYCFGYMKTFYVGSIWISIIVLSQLCSSYYSYLRDDVYHATKFAFHGTFWLVKSWEEFTVTVVLTPGNVSNSRQLMVGDWFFLAAACLFCFLSLNKDILEVTHNTAFALMTISTIQQIPSAAAYIFFGVTCSIFTVLSLYTSFASLVNSIAEKVLIPIGNIVISSAKFQDALVWCRRNLQKSEQELDIKENLSSCSSDPLFYICNGLAALAAIQSSLDHNIQAHLSIPWVLIPGAIMQLYVCRIDVQGGRRFGSVLPFCYAAIWATWVWLRFAGSLLGIATNNDGGFTVGAIAFLIVNIFLVAIASYANTVLILLTLMMEAVVVSFLLFTLERLPLELEITVLSIFSIICLYGLLASLTNCLFNKELIPLGPSVFKKVELEKEEVPSSCLLPESRRTSGLRTIATILESGGVCGIPTDTVYALAASCKHPEAISRIYTIKERPSEKPICICISNLEQLRVLNPPFSPLLWRFMDSVYPGGISCIVKKGEWLKRLGVGPAYDYVGTQDSIMIRVPDHSVTAHLTDVTGPLAITSANPSGESDSTHHDHVITRLSHKLDAILCDGCSNELVGSTVVICTKIDEGTISILREGCVPAARIMQLFERAKNMEEDVL, encoded by the exons ATGGAGGGATTTCCTGCAGTATTTTACAGTGAACCTGCTGCGCTGGGGCTCCTTGCAAATGCCGTTAGTGCTTTCCTCGTTTGTATGCAAAACTTCTCTCTGTTTAACACCTCTATTACTGCTGGAGGAGTGGAAAACATTCTCGCAG GTGTTCACTTGATCCTAATTGGAGGTGTAACTCAGCTCATTGCGGGATTCCTGTCATTTCGAAAGTATGACCATTTAAGTGGCACCTCATTCCTGGCCTTCTCTGCCTTGTGGAGCAGCTATGGGGCTACTCGTATTATTGTGGGCTCAGAATCAGTTTCCCACAATAGCTCAGCTGTGCCAACTCTTCCTCAGATTCCAGTTAATGAGGGTGCAGTGGCCGGGTTGGTAGCTTATATTTTCATCGCGTTCATCCTGGCTTTCTGCTCAGCGACGGTCAACTATATTATGCCTTTTGTATTTGGGGCCATTACACTAACACTAGTTTTTGAGGCGATAGGGCTGTTTGGTCGCTGGGCCCTGGTAGTCTCTGGTGTACTGGAGTTAATAATAGTGCTATGTGGACTTTATGGTGCAGGAGCTCTTCTACTAAAAGGCATCACTCAGAAATATGTTCTTCCAGGCTTTGGCAATTCTCTTTTCAATGTCCTGCTTCTGGGTTCTGCCAATCGCAACTCTTCAAAAAATActggagaagaaaagaaaaaaaatacaaagtaTGCTGAACCAATGGCACTAGGTTACCTGTGTGACACCATTTCTCCTTTCATTATGGCATTCTACTGCTTTGGATACATGAAGACATTCTATGTAGGTTCCATATGGATCAGCATCATTGTCCTCTCTCAGTTGTGTTCTAGCTACTACAGTTATCTACGGGATGATGTTTACCATGCTACGAAATTTGCTTTCCATGGTACCTTCTGGCTGGTGAAGTCATGGGAAGAGTTTACCGTTACAGTTGTCCTCACACCTGGAAATGTCTCCAATAGCAGACAGTTGATGGTTGGTGACTGGTTCTTTTTGGCTGCTGCATGTCTATTCTGCTTTTTATCATTAAATAAAGACATTCTAGAAGTGACTCACAATACTGCATTTGCCCTCATGACTATATCCACAATCCAGCAGATACCAAGTGCAGCTGCTTACATATTCTTTGGAGTGACTTGCAGCATATTTACTGTACTTTCCCTTTACACATCATTTGCCAGTCTTGTTAATTCAATTGCAGAGAAAGTACTAATACCCATTGGGAACATAGTGATATCAAGTGCCAAGTTTCAGGATGCCTTGGTTTGGTGCAGACGAAACCTACAAAAGTCTGAGCAGGAATTGGACATCAAGGAAAATCTCAGTTCTTGCTCCTCAGATCCCCTGTTCTACATCTGCAATGGATTAGCAGCACTGGCTGCTATCCAGAGTTCATTGGACCATAACATCCAAGCACATTTGTCTATTCCTTGGGTACTTATACCTGGTGCTATCATGCAGCTGTATGTCTGTAGAATTGATGTACAAGGAGGTCGAAGATTTGGCTCAGTTCTGCCATTTTGTTATGCTGCTATCTGGGCGACATGGGTATGGCTGCGTTTTGCAG GTTCTTTGCTCGGAATCGCTACAAATAATGATGGAGGATTCACAGTCGGTGCAATTGCTTTTTTAATTGTCAACATATTTTTAGTTGCCATTG CTTCTTATGCTAATACAGTCCTGATTCTTCTAACCCTTATGATGGAGGCCGTGGTTGTCAGTTTCCTTCTCTTCACATTGGAAAGACTTCCTCTTGAGCTTGAAA TAACGGTGCTGTCCATCTTTAGCATTATTTGTCTCTACGGGTTACTGGCATCGCTGACAAACTGTTTGTTCAACAAAGAGCTAATCCCACTGGGACCTTCAGTGTTCAAG AAAGTGGAGCTAGAGAAGGAAGAAGTACCCAGCTCATGTCTCCTTCCTGAGTCTCGTCGTACAAGCGGATTGAGAACGATAGCGACAATACTGGAGAGTGGAGGTGTGTGTGGAATTCCCACAGACACAGTCTATGCACTGGCTGCTTCCTGCAAACACCCCGAAGCCATCAGTAGGATTTACACTATAAAG GAACGTCCTTCAGAGAAACCCATCTGCATCTGTATTTCTAACTTGGAGCAGCTGCGGGTGTTAAATCCTCCATTCAGTCCTCTCTTGTGGCGGTTCATGGACTCAGTCTATCCTGGAGGGATAAGCTGCATTGTGAAGAAGGGGGAATGGCTAAAAAGATTAG GTGTGGGGCCTGCCTATGATTATGTTGGAACCCAAGACTCCATTATGATCAGAGTTCCTGATCACTCTGTCACAGCCCATCTTACTGACGTGACAGGACCTTTAGCAATCACCTCAGCCAATCCAAGTGGAGAAAGCGATAGTACTCACCATGACCACGTGATAAC